The following coding sequences lie in one Apium graveolens cultivar Ventura chromosome 3, ASM990537v1, whole genome shotgun sequence genomic window:
- the LOC141712644 gene encoding senescence-specific cysteine protease SAG39-like has translation MALTIKHQRIVMALLLTFGALASLAAARSLNEASMTETHDQWMTRYGRVYKSADDKYRRSIIFDENIKYIQTFNKATNKPYKLGVNEFADLTNEEFTTSRNRFKSHVCTTSTNVFRYENVTAVPSTMDWRKKGAVTPIKDQGQCGCCWAFSAVAAMEGITRLKTGKLISLSEQELVDCDTSGEDQGCEGGLMDNAFDFIKQNHGLSTETNYPYSGTDGTCNANKEANHAATITGHEDVPANSESALLKAVANQPISVAIDASGSDFQFYSSGVFTGQCGTDLDHGVTAVGYGTAPDGTKYWLVKNSWGTSWGEEGYIKMQRGIAAEEGLCGIAMQASYPTA, from the exons ATGGCTTTAACTATCAAGCACCAGCGCATTGTCATGGCCCTGCTCCTTACCTTCGGAGCCTTGGCATCTCTAGCTGCAGCTCGTTCTTTAAATGAGGCGTCAATGACTGAGACACATGACCAATGGATGACACGTTATGGACGTGTGTACAAAAGTGCCGACGACAAATATAGGCGTTCTATCATCTTCGATGAGAACATCAAATATATCCAAACATTTAATAAAGCCACTAACAAGCCATACAAACTAGGCGTTAATGAATTTGCAGATCTTACCAATGAAGAGTTTACAACGTCAAGAAACAGATTCAAGAGCCATGTTTGCACCACGTCTACAAATGTATTCAGATATGAAAATGTTACTGCAGTACCATCTACCATGGACTGGAGGAAAAAAGGCGCAGTCACACCTATCAAGGACCAGGGCCAGTGTG GGTGCTGCTGGGCGTTTTCGGCTGTGGCAGCTATGGAAGGAATTACTCGGCTTAAAACTGGCAAGTTGATCTCTTTATCTGAGCAAGAACTGGTTGATTGTGATACTAGTGGGGAAGATCAAGGCTGCGAGGGAGGTCTTATGGACAATGCATTTGATTTTATCAAACAAAACCACGGCCTTTCAACTGAAACAAACTACCCTTACAGTGGAACTGATGGAACTTGCAATGCCAATAAAGAAGCAAACCATGCAGCCACGATAACAGGGCACGAGGATGTGCCAGCAAATAGTGAGAGTGCTCTACTAAAAGCTGTTGCAAATCAACCAATCTCAGTTGCCATTGATGCTAGTGGTTCAGACTTCCAGTTCTACTCTAGTGGTGTCTTTACAGGGCAATGTGGCACTGACTTAGACCATGGAGTAACTGCTGTAGGCTATGGCACTGCACCTGATGGGACTAAGTACTGGCTGGTGAAGAATTCATGGGGCACAAGTTGGGGCGAAGAAGGTTACATAAAGATGCAAAGAGGCATAGCAGCTGAGGAAGGCCTATGTGGCATTGCTATGCAGGCTTCCTATCCCACTGCCtga
- the LOC141712643 gene encoding WAT1-related protein At1g21890-like: MGTTTSLSQLLTNIRPYLAMICLQFGYAGMYIVTMVSFKQGMSHWVLVVYRHVVATLAIAPFAFVLERKIRPKLTLSVFLKVMLLGLLEPVIDQNLYYVGMKSTSATFAAATVNVLPALTFIMAIIFRMERVKLRQKHGLAKVIGTSITLSGAMLMTLYKGPVVNILGGYSQETQNENSGSDASSGQHWVGGTIMLLSCTVGWSAFFIVQSMALKEYPAPLSLTSLICVMGMMEGGVVALVMERDMSAWAIGFDSRLLAAAYSGVVCSGIAYYVQGFVNKVRGPVFVTAFSPLAMIITAILGAIILSEQVRLGSLLGAVVVVIGLYSVVWGKSKDEKITNGEGKSQELPVVLQIKNKSARVIFDEAPATNSSTAVKNPLSGEP, translated from the exons ATGGGAACCACAACTTCATTGAGCCAACTGCTCACGAATATAAGACCATATTTAGCAATGATATGTTTGCAGTTTGGATATGCAGGGATGTATATAGTCACCATGGTTTCTTTTAAACAAGGCATGAGTCATTGGGTACTCGTTGTGTATCGTCATGTGGTTGCAACACTTGCTATTGCACCATTCGCGTTTGTTCTTGAAAG GAAAATAAGGCCAAAGTTGACACTTTCAGTATTTCTGAAAGTAATGCTGCTTGGATTATTAGA GCCAGTGATTGATCAAAATTTATACTACGTGGGAATGAAATCAACCTCGGCAACATTTGCAGCTGCCACTGTCAATGTCCTCCCCGCTCTTACCTTCATCATGGCAATCATATTCAG GATGGAGAGAGTTAAGTTGAGGCAGAAACATGGATTAGCCAAGGTGATTGGAACATCAATAACACTGTCAGGAGCAATGCTAATGACCTTGTACAAAGGCCCTGTTGTCAATATCTTAGGAGGTTACTCCCAGGAAACCCAAAATGAGAATTCAGGATCAGATGCATCCTCCGGTCAGCATTGGGTCGGTGGAACCATAATGCTCCTTTCCTGCACCGTTGGTTGGTCTGCCTTCTTCATTGTTCAA TCGATGGCATTAAAGGAGTACCCTGCGCCATTGTCATTGACAAGTTTGATATGTGTGATGGGGATGATGGAAGGTGGGGTTGTGGCTCTTGTAATGGAACGTGACATGTCTGCCTGGGCTATCGGTTTTGACTCTAGGCTTCTTGCTGCTGCTTATTCT GGAGTAGTTTGTTCTGGAATAGCATATTACGTGCAAGGTTTCGTGAACAAAGTAAGAGGTCCAGTGTTTGTCACAGCCTTTAGTCCTCTAGCCATGATCATCACTGCCATTCTTGGGGCGATCATTTTATCTGAGCAAGTTCGCCTTGGAAG CTTGCTTGGAGCAGTTGTAGTGGTGATTGGGCTTTACTCAGTGGTGTGGGGAAAAAGTAAAGATGAAAAGATAACAAATGGGGAAGGTAAATCCCAAGAGTTGCCGGTGGTTCTGCAAATTAAAAATAAATCGGCTCGTGTTATTTTTGATGAAGCACCTGCTACAAACTCTAGCACTGCAGTAAAAAATCCTCTTTCAGGAGAGCCATAA
- the LOC141714477 gene encoding uncharacterized protein LOC141714477 has product MKLLGWNCRGLGNPRAVRVLSDLLKARNPDFIFLSETISDASRIENLRVKFGFSQCFSVDRVGRSGGLAIFWKRHVDCEILSYSQNHVDVVFKINNMHDWRMSCFYGFPERSRRSASWDFIRMLANKSPLPWCIFGDFNDLLSVTDKEGTVPHPSSLLDGFRGVIDDCSLTELGLEGGKFTWERGRGTSDWVREKLDRAFAGYSWWQKFPLCNLSTWHVTYSDHDPIMVDLYNVPRSIRKFRFKFENVWLEEASFQKEVTDYWLDLPPVHILPKLISVSSFMAKWGKNFFHKFRDKVRKQKEELADLVDRTDEMGVRQYFLARDRLNELLLNEEVYWKQRAKSFWLAEGDDNTKFFHATASA; this is encoded by the coding sequence ATGAAACTCTTAGGATGGAACTGTCGAGGACTTGGGAACCCTCGAGCAGTTCGTGTGTTGAGTGACCTATTGAAGGCACGTAATCCTGATTTTATTTTTTTGTCTGAAACTATTTCTGATGCTAGTAGAATTGAGAATCTCAGAGTTAAATTTGGTTTTAGTCAATGCTTCTCTGTGGACCGCGTAGGGAGGAGTGGTGGCTTAGCAATTTTCTGGAAAAGACATGTAGATTGTGAAATCTTAAGTTATTCGCAGAATCATGTGGATGTAGTTTTCAAAATTAATAATATGCATGACTGGAGGATGTCGTGTTTTTATGGTTTTCCTGAGAGGAGTAGACGTAGTGCTTCTTGGGATTTTATTCGAATGTTAGCTAATAAATCTCCGTTGCCGTGGTGCATATTTGGAGACTTTAATGATCTACTTAGTGTAACAGATAAAGAGGGGACAGTCCCCCATCCTTCTAGTTTATTGGATGGTTTTCGTGGGGTTATTGATGATTGTTCGCTTACTGAGTTGGGGTTGGAGGGTGGTAAATTTACTTGGGAAAGGGGTCGGGGTACGAGTGATTGGGTTAGAGAGAAATTGGACAGAGCTTTTGCAGGATATTCTTGGTGGCAGAAATTCCCTCTTTGTAATCTCTCTACTTGGCATGTAACTTATTCAGATCATGACCCGATTATGGTGGACTTATATAATGTGCCTCGTTCTATTAGAAAGTTCAGGTTCAAGTTTGAGAATGTTTGGTTGGAGGAGGCTAGTTTCCAGAAAGAGGTGACTGACTATTGGCTTGATTTACCTCCTGTGCATATCCTTCCAAAGTTAATATCGGTGTCTTCGTTTATGGCCAAATGGGGAAAGAACTTTTTTCACAAGTTCCGTGATAAAGTTAGAAAACAGAAAGAGGAGCTTGCAGATCTGGTGGATCGTACTGATGAAATGGGTGTGAGACAGTATTTTTTGGCAAGAGATAGGTTGAATGAGCTTCTGTTGAATGAGGAGGTCTACTGGAAACAGCGAGCTAAGTCGTTCTGGCTGGCTGAAGGTGACGACAATACAAAATTTTTCCACGCAACTGCTAGTGCGTGA